The Microbacter sp. GSS18 genome has a segment encoding these proteins:
- a CDS encoding polysaccharide biosynthesis tyrosine autokinase: MELRDYFRGLRRHWIAILLMTVVGLAAAVGWTALQTPVYRATASGLIELVEPTSESVATNAIMSDSLARGKVATYLEMATWEPTAEAAVEISGLNISPGAANSRVNVENPSGTAVLRVTARGSDPAAAAALADAWIEALARTIDEFEGDGAPGSATLTVNIASPAVPPSDPIYPDPQTALIVGGVLGLGFGIAFALIRTVSDRRIRSIADVETHTQIPVVGTIPISDALGGDSRLFDPTAVTKGKDSSFAVSEALRSLRTNLQFMDVDNPPRVLVVTSPLPSDGKSTIAANLALTLAASGRSVVLVDGDLRRSTVAKTMGLPGGAGLSDALAGRAKLTDVLQRTPRSPNLFILTSGSAPPNPSEVLGSERMRQVLDDLSQHAFVIVDAPPLLPVTDGAVLTHQADGALLVLTIGKTTYELLDRSLDALRKSSGRALGLVLNRAPIRGADASHYSYEYRRSYGAPVSGEAPVEETEPDTTAEAAAEAATPTEPESPVGAGGRRSRAE, translated from the coding sequence ATGGAGCTGCGCGACTACTTCCGCGGTCTTCGCCGCCATTGGATCGCGATCCTCCTCATGACGGTCGTCGGCCTCGCGGCGGCGGTGGGATGGACGGCGTTGCAGACGCCTGTGTACCGGGCGACGGCGAGCGGCCTGATCGAGCTGGTCGAGCCCACCTCGGAAAGCGTCGCGACGAACGCGATCATGAGCGACAGCCTGGCGCGCGGGAAGGTCGCGACCTACCTCGAGATGGCGACGTGGGAGCCCACGGCCGAGGCAGCCGTCGAGATCTCCGGACTGAATATCTCGCCCGGCGCCGCCAATTCCCGCGTCAATGTCGAGAACCCCTCGGGAACCGCCGTCCTGCGCGTCACCGCCCGCGGGTCGGACCCTGCGGCGGCGGCCGCGCTCGCGGATGCCTGGATCGAGGCCCTGGCGCGGACGATCGACGAGTTCGAGGGCGACGGCGCACCCGGCTCGGCGACCCTCACCGTCAACATCGCGTCGCCCGCGGTGCCGCCGAGCGATCCCATCTATCCCGACCCGCAGACGGCGCTGATCGTCGGCGGTGTGCTCGGGCTCGGGTTCGGCATCGCGTTCGCCCTCATCCGCACGGTCTCGGACCGCCGCATCCGCTCCATCGCCGATGTCGAGACCCACACGCAGATCCCGGTCGTGGGAACCATCCCGATCAGCGATGCGCTCGGCGGCGACAGCCGGCTGTTCGACCCGACCGCCGTGACCAAGGGCAAGGACAGCAGCTTCGCCGTGTCGGAGGCGCTGCGTTCGCTGCGCACGAACCTCCAGTTCATGGACGTCGACAACCCGCCGCGCGTCCTCGTGGTCACGAGCCCCCTCCCCAGCGACGGCAAGTCGACCATCGCCGCCAACCTCGCGCTCACGCTCGCCGCGAGCGGCCGCTCGGTCGTGCTCGTCGACGGCGACCTGCGGCGCTCGACCGTGGCGAAGACCATGGGCCTGCCCGGCGGCGCCGGGCTCAGCGACGCCCTGGCCGGACGCGCCAAGCTGACGGACGTCCTGCAGCGAACGCCGCGCTCACCCAACCTCTTCATTCTCACGTCGGGGAGCGCTCCGCCCAACCCGAGCGAGGTCCTCGGCTCGGAGCGCATGCGCCAGGTCCTCGATGACCTGTCCCAGCACGCGTTCGTGATCGTCGACGCGCCGCCGCTGCTGCCCGTGACCGACGGCGCTGTGCTGACGCACCAGGCCGACGGCGCGCTGCTCGTGCTGACGATCGGCAAGACGACCTACGAGCTGCTCGACCGCTCGCTGGATGCGCTGCGCAAGTCCAGCGGTCGCGCGCTGGGACTCGTCCTCAACCGCGCTCCGATCCGCGGCGCCGACGCCTCGCACTACTCGTACGAGTACCGGCGGTCCTACGGGGCGCCGGTGTCCGGCGAGGCCCCGGTAGAGGAGACCGAGCCCGACACGACGGCCGAGGCGGCCGCGGAGGCCGCGACCCCGACCGAGCCCGAGAGCCCGGTGGGTGCGGGCGGACGGCGTTCGCGCGCGGAGTGA